Proteins found in one Serinicoccus marinus DSM 15273 genomic segment:
- a CDS encoding hemolysin family protein — translation MTTAILLLLVGVLAIAVIIAANGYFVAQEFAYMSVDRLRLAAEAESGDEAAERALRVTRRTSFMLSGAQLGITVTGLLVGYVAEPLVGRGLSVILGGTGVPEALSITVGTVAALAIATVVQMIFGELYPKNLAIANAGPLARALARSTLIYLAVFGWLIKVFDWSANALLRLVGIEPIHDLDTTATAEDLERIVADSRDSGDLPAELSVLLDRILDFPDQDVEHAQMPRSRVDTIAPATPVGELRELMAHGHTRYPVIDDEGQPVGVVNLVDVLRHPDAEHASQIMREPLIVPTLMALPDAVAELSSSGQQLACVVDEWGGFAGVLTMEDLAEELLGEITDEHDDEVPEGIVGEDEHLWRMDGDVHVDELQRALGHDLPEGDYETVSGLVIAELGALPEVGQTVVVDLAEDPAEMVLDERVTRSVEIEVREIDRHVPSLLGVRLVERALSQDPESMDDDTEAAGREEEQR, via the coding sequence GTGACGACCGCCATCCTGCTGCTGCTCGTCGGCGTGCTCGCCATCGCCGTCATCATCGCGGCCAACGGCTACTTCGTGGCCCAGGAGTTCGCCTACATGTCGGTGGACCGGTTGCGGCTCGCGGCAGAGGCCGAGAGCGGGGACGAGGCCGCCGAGCGTGCGCTGCGGGTGACCCGCCGCACCTCCTTCATGCTCTCCGGCGCCCAGCTCGGCATCACGGTCACCGGCCTGCTCGTCGGGTATGTCGCCGAGCCCCTCGTCGGGCGCGGCCTGTCGGTCATCCTCGGGGGCACGGGCGTGCCGGAGGCGCTGAGCATCACCGTCGGCACGGTGGCGGCGCTGGCCATCGCGACCGTGGTCCAGATGATCTTCGGCGAGCTCTACCCCAAGAACCTCGCCATCGCCAACGCCGGCCCGCTCGCCCGCGCGCTCGCCCGGTCGACCCTCATCTACCTCGCCGTCTTCGGCTGGCTCATCAAGGTCTTCGACTGGTCGGCCAACGCGCTGCTGCGGCTGGTGGGGATCGAGCCCATCCACGACCTCGACACCACGGCGACCGCGGAGGACCTCGAGCGGATCGTCGCCGACTCCCGCGACAGCGGCGACCTGCCGGCCGAGCTGTCGGTGCTGCTCGACCGGATCCTGGACTTCCCCGACCAGGACGTCGAGCACGCCCAGATGCCGCGCTCGCGGGTCGACACCATCGCCCCCGCCACCCCGGTCGGTGAGCTGCGGGAGCTCATGGCGCACGGGCATACCCGCTATCCGGTCATCGACGACGAGGGCCAGCCGGTGGGCGTGGTCAACCTCGTCGACGTGCTCCGGCACCCCGACGCCGAGCACGCCAGTCAGATCATGCGTGAGCCGCTCATCGTGCCCACGCTGATGGCGCTGCCGGACGCGGTCGCCGAGCTGAGCAGCTCGGGCCAGCAGCTGGCCTGCGTGGTGGACGAGTGGGGCGGCTTCGCCGGCGTCCTGACCATGGAGGACCTGGCCGAGGAGCTGCTGGGCGAGATCACCGACGAGCACGACGACGAGGTGCCGGAGGGGATCGTCGGCGAGGACGAGCACCTGTGGCGGATGGACGGCGACGTCCACGTCGACGAGCTGCAGCGCGCCCTCGGCCACGACCTGCCCGAGGGCGACTACGAGACCGTCTCGGGCCTGGTCATCGCCGAGCTCGGGGCGCTGCCGGAGGTCGGCCAGACCGTGGTCGTCGACCTCGCCGAGGACCCCGCCGAGATGGTGCTCGACGAACGGGTCACCCGGTCGGTCGAGATCGAGGTGCGGGAGATCGACCGGCACGTGCCCAGCCTGCTGGGAGTGCGGCTGGTGGAGCGGGCGCTGTCGCAGGACCCGGAGTCGATGGATGACGACACCGAGGCCGCCGGGCGCGAGGAGGAGCAGCGATGA
- a CDS encoding CNNM domain-containing protein: protein MNGLTVTLVTVLLIVLSALFVIVEFALLGARRSRLENEAEHSASARAALRGMNELTVMLAGAQLGITACTFALGAVTKPALDYWLGPILADLGLPGWLAGGMSFGLSLLFVTFLHLVVGEMAPKSWAIAHPERAARLIALPMRGFITVVRPLLVWVNAVANRLVSASGVTPVDRAAVGGQDAQTIRVLVEQSAAEGALESTYQEQISEALELEELTLAQVAPEELDLAAVGSGASIGEVQEASARTGHKRILMLDDDTTDPRVVHVRDTLLHSGEERAEPLARAALVLPAQTPVYEALTTMRGSGEQLVVLRGEGRLVGLVSIADIMHRVLPLERSAG from the coding sequence ATGAACGGACTGACCGTCACCCTCGTCACGGTGCTGCTCATCGTGCTGAGCGCGCTCTTCGTCATCGTCGAGTTCGCCCTCCTGGGTGCCCGCCGCAGCCGGCTGGAGAACGAGGCCGAGCACTCGGCCTCGGCCCGGGCCGCCCTGCGCGGCATGAACGAGCTCACGGTCATGCTCGCCGGCGCCCAGCTGGGCATCACGGCCTGCACCTTCGCCCTCGGCGCGGTCACCAAGCCGGCGCTCGACTACTGGCTCGGCCCGATCCTCGCCGACCTCGGGCTGCCCGGCTGGCTGGCCGGGGGTATGTCCTTCGGCCTGTCCCTGCTCTTCGTCACCTTCCTGCACCTCGTGGTGGGCGAGATGGCGCCCAAGTCGTGGGCGATCGCGCACCCCGAGCGGGCGGCGCGGCTCATCGCGCTGCCGATGCGCGGCTTCATCACCGTCGTCCGGCCGCTGCTGGTCTGGGTCAACGCCGTGGCCAACCGCCTGGTGTCCGCCAGCGGAGTCACCCCGGTGGACCGTGCCGCCGTCGGCGGGCAGGACGCTCAGACGATCCGCGTCCTCGTCGAGCAGTCGGCGGCCGAGGGGGCGCTGGAGAGCACCTACCAGGAGCAGATCTCCGAGGCCCTCGAGCTGGAGGAGCTCACCCTGGCGCAGGTGGCGCCGGAGGAGCTCGATCTGGCGGCGGTGGGCTCTGGCGCCTCGATCGGCGAGGTGCAGGAGGCGTCGGCGCGCACCGGCCACAAGCGCATCCTCATGCTCGACGACGACACCACCGACCCCCGCGTGGTCCACGTGCGGGACACGCTGCTGCACTCCGGTGAGGAGCGCGCCGAGCCGCTGGCCCGGGCCGCGCTCGTGCTGCCGGCGCAGACGCCGGTCTACGAGGCGCTCACGACCATGCGCGGCTCGGGCGAGCAGCTCGTGGTGCTGCGCGGCGAGGGGCGGCTGGTCGGGCTGGTGAGCATCGCCGACATCATGCACCGGGTGCTGCCGCTGGAGCGGTCGGCCGGCTGA
- a CDS encoding MBL fold metallo-hydrolase, giving the protein MKLTVIGCSGSLPGPRGAASCYLLSAHDGDREWRVLLDLGSGALGPLQRHTDPLALDAVLLTHLHPDHCLDLTGLHVLRRHGPTPATDDLPVWGPPGVAERMARAHGVRAAEPLRGIAWGELTDRVAVRVGPFTITPYAVRHPVAAFGFRVEAGGRVLAYTGDTDSCEALVPLLQGADLALVEAGFEAAEATRGIHLTPERAGQAVAGAGGVGRLVLTHLPPWADRKEARREAEEAWPGPLTLAEEGGIWEV; this is encoded by the coding sequence ATGAAACTCACGGTGATCGGCTGCTCCGGCTCGCTGCCGGGGCCGCGCGGCGCCGCGAGCTGCTACCTCCTCAGCGCGCACGACGGTGATCGGGAGTGGCGGGTGCTGCTCGACCTGGGCTCGGGGGCGCTCGGGCCGTTGCAGCGGCATACCGATCCGCTCGCGCTCGACGCCGTGCTGCTCACGCACCTGCACCCGGACCACTGCCTCGACCTCACCGGCCTGCACGTGCTGCGCCGGCACGGCCCCACGCCGGCGACGGACGACCTGCCGGTGTGGGGGCCGCCGGGCGTGGCGGAGCGGATGGCCCGGGCGCACGGGGTGCGCGCCGCGGAGCCGCTGCGGGGCATCGCCTGGGGCGAGCTCACCGACCGGGTCGCGGTGCGCGTCGGACCCTTCACCATCACCCCGTATGCCGTGCGCCACCCTGTCGCGGCCTTCGGCTTCCGGGTCGAGGCGGGTGGGCGGGTGCTGGCCTACACCGGTGACACCGACAGCTGCGAGGCTCTGGTGCCGCTGCTGCAGGGCGCCGACCTCGCCCTGGTCGAGGCGGGCTTCGAGGCCGCGGAGGCGACGCGGGGCATACACCTCACGCCGGAGCGGGCCGGGCAGGCGGTCGCCGGGGCAGGAGGCGTGGGCCGGCTCGTCCTCACCCACCTGCCGCCCTGGGCCGACCGGAAGGAGGCGCGACGGGAGGCAGAAGAGGCGTGGCCAGGCCCGCTGACACTCGCTGAGGAAGGAGGGATCTGGGAGGTCTGA
- a CDS encoding molybdopterin-dependent oxidoreductase — translation MSVLTRPEPTSTQRPQGRGLLAALAGIAAGAVTLGLAEVLAAVWTGWLGSAGTSSPLLAVGGAFVDRTPPWLKDWAIETFGTADKLALGVGMAITLTVVCALIGVLALRRRGPGIGAFAVVGLVGLAAVYSRPATGLLDLVPTALGVVVGGRVLLWLLDRVAGVRDGGPSSSHHPSAAPPSGSTRRSVLLLGGGLTGLGVLGVVAGQVLSTGGRAVQRTAEALGLPTPTRTVSVPGGATSDITGHTPYLVDNEDFYRIDTALRVPRVDAAGWTLRVTGLVDQEVEITYADLLAEEHVEALVTLTCVSNQVGGDLVGNARWLGWPVRELLARAGVQPEADMVLSRSTDGWTAGTPIEALTDDRDALLAVAMNGEPLPAEHGYPVRLVVPGLYGYVSATKWVTELKVTRFDADEGYWTPRGWSARGPIKTASRIDVPRSGGRLEPDADGAVVLAGVAWAQHRGIERVEVQVDGGDWQEATLLEEPTVDAWRLWTYAWPEATSGDHQVRVRATDADGQTQTEESAAPAPNGASGWHTVDFTVA, via the coding sequence ATGTCCGTGCTAACCCGTCCCGAGCCGACCTCGACCCAGCGACCCCAGGGCCGCGGCCTGCTCGCGGCCCTCGCCGGGATCGCTGCCGGGGCCGTGACCCTGGGTCTGGCCGAGGTCCTGGCCGCGGTGTGGACCGGCTGGCTGGGCTCGGCCGGGACCTCCTCACCCCTGCTGGCCGTCGGTGGCGCCTTCGTCGACCGCACACCGCCGTGGCTCAAGGACTGGGCCATCGAGACCTTCGGCACCGCGGACAAGCTGGCGCTGGGCGTCGGCATGGCGATCACCCTCACCGTCGTGTGCGCGCTCATCGGCGTCCTCGCGCTGCGTCGCCGGGGGCCAGGGATCGGCGCCTTCGCGGTGGTGGGCCTGGTGGGGCTGGCGGCCGTCTACAGCCGTCCAGCCACGGGTCTGCTCGACCTCGTGCCCACCGCCCTCGGCGTGGTGGTCGGCGGACGGGTGCTCCTGTGGCTGCTCGACCGGGTGGCCGGCGTGCGGGACGGCGGCCCGAGCTCGTCGCACCACCCGTCCGCGGCGCCACCGAGCGGATCCACCCGGCGCAGCGTCCTGCTCCTCGGTGGTGGCCTCACCGGCCTCGGTGTGCTGGGCGTCGTCGCGGGTCAGGTGCTGTCCACGGGTGGCCGCGCGGTGCAGCGCACCGCCGAGGCGCTCGGTCTGCCCACGCCGACCCGGACGGTGAGCGTGCCCGGGGGCGCGACCAGCGACATCACCGGGCACACGCCATACCTCGTCGACAACGAGGACTTCTATCGCATCGACACCGCGCTGCGCGTGCCCCGCGTCGACGCGGCCGGGTGGACTCTGCGCGTCACCGGTCTGGTCGACCAGGAGGTCGAGATCACGTATGCCGACCTGCTCGCTGAGGAGCACGTCGAAGCACTCGTGACCCTCACCTGCGTGTCGAACCAGGTCGGCGGCGACCTCGTCGGCAACGCGCGGTGGCTCGGCTGGCCGGTGCGCGAGCTGCTCGCCCGTGCGGGGGTGCAGCCGGAGGCCGACATGGTGCTCTCGCGCAGCACCGACGGCTGGACCGCCGGCACCCCGATCGAGGCGCTGACCGACGACCGCGACGCGCTGCTCGCGGTGGCGATGAACGGCGAGCCGCTGCCGGCCGAGCACGGCTACCCGGTGCGGTTGGTGGTGCCGGGGCTCTACGGCTACGTCTCGGCGACCAAGTGGGTGACCGAGCTCAAGGTGACCCGCTTCGACGCGGACGAGGGGTACTGGACGCCGCGCGGCTGGTCGGCCCGGGGCCCGATCAAGACGGCCTCCCGGATCGACGTGCCGCGCTCGGGGGGTCGGCTCGAGCCGGACGCCGACGGCGCCGTCGTCCTCGCCGGGGTCGCCTGGGCCCAGCACCGCGGCATCGAGCGGGTCGAGGTGCAGGTCGACGGAGGCGACTGGCAGGAGGCCACCCTGCTGGAGGAGCCGACCGTGGACGCCTGGCGGCTGTGGACGTATGCCTGGCCCGAGGCGACCTCCGGCGATCACCAGGTGCGGGTGCGCGCGACCGACGCCGACGGACAGACGCAGACCGAGGAGAGCGCCGCCCCGGCGCCGAACGGCGCGAGCGGCTGGCACACGGTCGACTTCACCGTCGCCTGA
- a CDS encoding MFS transporter, giving the protein MSPVQSYRQLFALTGPMYVVIAFLGRLPLAMSQIAALLAVSGATGSYAAGGATAGALAVANALGSPVAGALTDRVGQRPVLLVQSVLGAVGLLALAVLTLRTEAGDPWWPLPLAAALGGAFVPQVGTMARVRWRPISAAGLRVGPTSSATAEHAPPRTTADARVMDAAFSYEGAADEASFVLGPALVGLIVTAAAPVASLVVAAALLGAFGTWFALHPTVALVGRDTSGGGGRGRLVTPALLVLAGIQLSIGMVFGSIQTGTSVLATQAGAPGLTGLLHALLGVGSVLAGLAVVALPERVGHLTRLRVFSLALVVLALPLLLVDSVGSLSLALLGLGIAIAPAMITTFTLAERTTPVRRLGAAMTALAASTGAGYALGAALAGRLADVGGHLPAFAVTVAATALAAGLAWAGAGAVRSQAQTPAPAPRTELAPTAQ; this is encoded by the coding sequence GTGTCACCCGTCCAGTCCTACCGTCAGCTCTTCGCGCTCACCGGCCCGATGTATGTCGTGATCGCCTTCCTCGGCCGGCTCCCCCTGGCCATGTCGCAGATCGCCGCCCTGCTAGCCGTATCCGGCGCGACCGGATCGTATGCCGCGGGCGGCGCGACCGCGGGCGCCCTCGCCGTCGCGAACGCCCTCGGCTCCCCGGTCGCCGGGGCCCTCACCGACCGGGTGGGTCAGCGCCCGGTCCTGCTGGTGCAGAGCGTGCTCGGGGCCGTCGGCCTCCTGGCTCTCGCCGTCCTCACCCTCCGGACCGAGGCCGGTGATCCCTGGTGGCCGCTGCCTCTCGCGGCCGCCCTCGGCGGAGCCTTCGTCCCGCAGGTCGGCACGATGGCCCGCGTGCGCTGGCGGCCGATCAGTGCGGCCGGCCTGCGAGTCGGCCCGACCAGCTCGGCGACAGCAGAGCATGCACCTCCCCGGACCACCGCCGACGCCCGTGTCATGGACGCCGCCTTCTCCTACGAGGGAGCAGCCGACGAGGCGTCCTTCGTGCTCGGCCCCGCGCTCGTCGGCCTCATCGTCACGGCCGCCGCCCCGGTGGCCTCGCTCGTCGTGGCGGCGGCTCTGCTCGGTGCCTTCGGCACGTGGTTCGCGCTGCACCCGACGGTCGCCCTCGTCGGTCGCGACACCAGCGGTGGTGGGGGCCGGGGCCGCCTGGTCACCCCCGCCCTCCTCGTGCTGGCCGGCATCCAGCTCAGCATCGGCATGGTCTTCGGCTCGATCCAGACGGGGACCTCGGTGCTCGCCACCCAGGCCGGCGCCCCTGGGCTCACCGGTCTGCTGCACGCGCTGCTCGGCGTCGGCAGCGTCCTGGCTGGGCTGGCGGTCGTCGCGCTCCCCGAGCGCGTCGGGCACCTGACCCGGCTGCGCGTCTTCAGCCTCGCGCTGGTGGTCCTGGCCCTGCCGCTGCTGCTGGTCGACTCCGTGGGGTCGCTGTCGCTGGCACTCCTGGGCCTCGGCATCGCGATCGCGCCCGCCATGATCACGACGTTCACGCTGGCCGAGCGGACCACGCCGGTCCGGCGGCTCGGCGCCGCCATGACCGCCCTCGCCGCGTCGACCGGCGCCGGGTATGCCCTCGGCGCGGCTCTCGCCGGTCGCCTCGCGGACGTCGGCGGACATCTGCCCGCGTTCGCTGTCACCGTCGCGGCCACGGCGCTCGCGGCAGGGCTGGCCTGGGCGGGTGCAGGTGCCGTGCGCAGTCAGGCGCAGACTCCTGCGCCGGCACCCAGGACGGAGCTGGCGCCCACGGCGCAGTAG
- a CDS encoding pyridoxal phosphate-dependent aminotransferase: MPAGQRAEIGRMLRAAGVVPIIDESIVDLPLDGQVVPEPLGRHVPDAITVGSVSKSLWGGLRVGWLRVPRGRAADMAASRLKLDLGVPVLEQLVAARMLQAAPEILPQQQARLRAGRDVLLAGLREHLPDWRVRVPSGGMALWCALPRPGSTALATAARAYDVALAAGPNFAAGGGLDGWVRLPYVLGHDQLEQVAPRLAQAWADVLAGRVSAGRDDRRGPQPVERRIIA; this comes from the coding sequence ATGCCGGCCGGGCAGCGGGCCGAGATCGGCCGGATGCTGCGGGCCGCGGGCGTCGTGCCGATCATCGACGAGTCGATCGTCGACCTGCCGCTCGACGGACAGGTCGTCCCTGAGCCGCTGGGCCGTCACGTCCCGGACGCGATCACCGTCGGCAGCGTGAGCAAGTCGTTGTGGGGCGGGCTGCGGGTCGGCTGGCTGCGGGTGCCGCGGGGCCGCGCCGCAGACATGGCGGCGAGCCGGCTCAAGCTGGACCTGGGGGTGCCGGTGCTGGAGCAGCTCGTCGCCGCACGGATGCTGCAGGCGGCGCCCGAGATCCTGCCGCAGCAGCAGGCCCGGCTCCGGGCGGGCCGCGACGTCCTGCTGGCCGGGCTGCGCGAGCACCTGCCCGACTGGCGAGTGCGGGTGCCGAGCGGCGGCATGGCGCTGTGGTGCGCCCTGCCGCGCCCGGGATCGACCGCGCTGGCGACCGCGGCGCGGGCCTATGATGTCGCGCTCGCCGCCGGCCCCAACTTCGCCGCGGGCGGCGGGCTCGACGGCTGGGTCCGGTTGCCCTACGTGCTCGGCCACGACCAGCTCGAGCAGGTCGCACCGCGGCTCGCGCAAGCCTGGGCCGACGTGCTGGCGGGCCGGGTCAGCGCTGGCCGGGACGACCGGCGCGGACCTCAGCCGGTCGAGCGCCGCATCATCGCCTGA
- a CDS encoding YczE/YyaS/YitT family protein, with the protein MSMLTHVENSRAVTSARRRAADPRRQLAALGPVEQLRAGRLGRRIPQLLVGLALYGASIALMVRGVLGNMPWDVLHQGVTRHVPLSLGVIIIAVSVLVLLLWVPLRQSPGLGTIANALLVGLAADATLWVVAPGEGWVVRGALMAAGVLLNGVASAMYIGAQLGPGPRDGLMTGLARRTGWSLRLVRTGIEVTVIALGWLLGGVVGLGTVVYAVAIGPLTQALLPWFTVDLGDRARR; encoded by the coding sequence ATGAGCATGCTCACCCACGTGGAGAACTCCCGGGCCGTCACGAGCGCGCGGCGCCGCGCGGCCGACCCGCGCCGCCAGCTCGCCGCGCTCGGTCCGGTCGAGCAGCTGCGCGCCGGGCGGCTCGGTCGCCGGATCCCGCAGCTGCTCGTCGGGCTCGCCCTCTACGGCGCCTCGATCGCCCTCATGGTGCGCGGCGTGCTCGGCAACATGCCGTGGGACGTGCTGCACCAGGGCGTCACCCGGCACGTGCCGCTCAGCCTCGGCGTCATCATCATCGCGGTGTCGGTGCTCGTGCTGCTCCTGTGGGTGCCGCTGCGACAGTCGCCAGGGCTCGGCACCATCGCCAACGCCCTCCTCGTCGGCCTCGCGGCGGACGCGACGCTGTGGGTCGTGGCGCCGGGTGAGGGCTGGGTCGTGCGTGGTGCGCTCATGGCTGCGGGGGTGCTGCTCAACGGGGTCGCCAGCGCGATGTACATCGGCGCCCAGCTCGGCCCGGGCCCGCGCGACGGGCTGATGACGGGGCTGGCGCGCCGCACGGGGTGGTCGCTGCGGCTGGTGCGCACCGGCATCGAGGTGACGGTCATCGCGCTCGGCTGGCTGCTCGGCGGCGTGGTCGGCCTCGGCACGGTGGTGTATGCCGTGGCCATCGGCCCGCTGACCCAGGCGCTGCTGCCGTGGTTCACCGTCGACCTCGGGGACCGCGCCCGGCGGTGA
- a CDS encoding DUF7218 family protein: MAGENKTQDDPGPSVKDPEVYEALREDGASKEKAARIANAAANSSRSEVGERGGEASDYEDRTVEELRERAAELDIEGRSSMTKDELIEALREH; encoded by the coding sequence ATGGCAGGCGAGAACAAGACGCAGGACGACCCAGGCCCGAGCGTCAAGGACCCCGAGGTCTACGAGGCGCTGCGCGAGGACGGCGCGAGCAAGGAGAAGGCGGCGCGGATCGCCAACGCCGCGGCGAACTCCTCCCGCTCCGAGGTCGGCGAGCGCGGCGGTGAGGCCTCCGACTACGAGGACCGCACCGTCGAGGAGCTGCGCGAGCGGGCCGCCGAGCTCGACATCGAGGGCCGCTCCTCCATGACCAAGGACGAGCTCATCGAGGCCCTGCGCGAGCACTGA
- the rph gene encoding ribonuclease PH — MTSRHDGRSADQLREIRITRNWLDHAEGSVLVEFGKTRVLCAASFTGGVPRWRKGSGKGWTTAEYAMLPRSTHTRSDRESVKGRLGGRTHEISRLIGRSLRAVVDLDALGENTIQLDCDVLQADGGTRTAAITGAYVALVDAVETARAKGLIAKKAEPITGSVAAVSVGVVAGEPVLDLDYPEDSTAETDMNVVMTGDGRFIEVQGTAEGTPFDRELLDALLDLAAEGCAELTARQAAAFGADDMAGSDSHEAGADVDQGPPTW; from the coding sequence ATGACCTCACGCCACGACGGCCGTAGCGCCGACCAGCTCCGCGAGATCCGGATCACCCGCAACTGGCTCGACCACGCCGAGGGCAGCGTCCTCGTGGAGTTCGGCAAGACCCGGGTGCTGTGCGCCGCGTCGTTCACCGGGGGCGTCCCGCGCTGGCGCAAGGGCAGCGGCAAGGGCTGGACGACGGCGGAGTACGCCATGCTCCCGCGCTCCACGCACACCCGTTCGGACCGTGAGTCGGTCAAGGGTCGGCTCGGGGGCCGGACGCACGAGATCAGCCGGCTCATCGGCCGCTCGCTGCGCGCTGTCGTCGACCTGGACGCCCTGGGGGAGAACACGATCCAGCTCGACTGCGACGTGCTGCAGGCCGACGGCGGCACCCGTACGGCGGCGATCACCGGCGCCTACGTCGCGCTGGTCGACGCCGTCGAGACGGCCCGCGCCAAGGGGCTCATCGCCAAGAAGGCCGAGCCCATCACCGGCTCGGTCGCGGCCGTGAGCGTCGGCGTCGTCGCGGGTGAGCCGGTGCTCGACCTGGACTACCCGGAGGACTCGACCGCCGAGACCGACATGAACGTCGTCATGACCGGCGACGGCCGCTTCATCGAGGTGCAGGGCACCGCCGAGGGCACCCCTTTCGACCGGGAGCTGCTCGACGCGCTGCTGGACCTGGCCGCCGAGGGCTGCGCCGAGCTGACCGCCCGCCAGGCCGCCGCCTTCGGGGCCGACGACATGGCCGGGTCGGACAGCCACGAGGCGGGCGCCGACGTGGACCAGGGCCCACCCACGTGGTGA